CTGAACAAAATCTACCTTGGCTACCGCGCCTATGGCGTCGGTGCCGCCGCTCAGGTTTACTTCGGCAAAACGGTCGATCAACTGACCCTGAGCGAGATTGCGGTGATTGCCGGGCTGCCTAAAGCGCCGTCAACCTTTAACCCGCTGTACTCCATGGATCGTTCAACGGCGCGCCGCAACGTTGTGCTGTCGCGAATGCTGAGCGAAGGTTACATCAGCCAAAGCCAGTACGACGAAGCGCGCAACCAGCCGATTGACGCCAGCTACCACACCCCTGAAATTGCCTTCTCCGCCCCATACCTCTCAGAGCTGGTGCGCCAGGACATGGTCGCCCGCTACGGCGACAAAGCCTACGAAGATGGCTACAAGGTTTACACCACGCTGAGCCGTAAAATTCAGCAAGGTGCCCAGGATGCCGTTCGCAACAACGTCATGGCCTACGATATGCGCCATGGCTACCGCGGCCCGTCTAACGTGCTTTGGAAAGTGGGTGAAAGCGCCTGGGATAAGAAAAAAATCACCGATTCGCTGAAAAACCTCCCGGTCTATGGCCCATTGTTCCCGGCAGTTGTGACTCGCGCCGTGCCTGATGAAGCAACGGTGATGCTGGCTGACGGCAGCTCCGTTTCCCTGGGTATGGAAGGCATGCGTTGGGCACGCCCGTACCGCTCCGACACCGCGCAAGGCGCGACGCCACGCAAAGTCACCGATGTGGTGCAGGCTGGCCAGCAGATTTGGGTTCGCAAGGTGGATGATGCCTGGTGGCTTAGCCAGGTGCCTGACGTTAACTCCGCGCTGGTTTCGCTCAATCCGCATGATGGCGCCGTGCTGGCGCTGGTCGGCGGCTTTGACTTTAACCAAAGCAAATTCAACCGCGCGACCCAGGCGCTGCGCCAGGTAGGTTCAAACATCAAACCTTTCCTGTATACCGCCGCAATGGATAAAGGCCTGACGCTGGCGAGCATTCTTAATGACGTGCCTATTTCACGCTGGGATGCCGGGGCAGGCTCCGACTGGCGGCCGAAGAACTCTCCGGCACAATATGCCGGACCGATCCGTCTGCGTCAGGGGCTGGGCGAGTCCAAGAACGTGGTGATGGTCCGCGCGATGCGGGCGATGGGCGTAGATTATGCCGCAGAATATTTACAGCGCTTTGGCTTCCCGGCGGCGAACATTGTTCACACCGAATCACTGGCACTGGGCTCCGCTTCATTTACGCCAATGCAGGTTGCCCGCGGCTACTCCGTCATGGCAAACGGCGGCTTCCTGGTTGACCCTTACTACATCACCAAAATTGTCGATGATGCTGGGAATACCGTGTTTGAGGCGAAGCCTAAAGTCGCCTGCGCCAGCTGCGATATTCCGGTTATCTACGGCGACACGCCGAAATCTACGGTACTGGAAAACCAGGACGTAGAGGACGTTGCCGTCTCGCAAACGCCGCAAAACAGCAGCGTGCCTATGCCACAGCTGGAGCAAGCCAACAGCGCTCTGGTGGCGAAAGCTCAGGGCGAGGAATATGCCCCGCATGTGATCAACACGCCGCTCTCCTTCCTGATCAAAAGCGCGCTTAACAGCAACATTTATGGCGAGCCAGGCTGGCAGGGAACCGGCTGGCGCGCGGGCCGCGATTTGAAACGCCGGGATATCGGCGGCAAAACCGGGACGACCAACAGTTCAAAAGATGCCTGGTTCTCCGGCTACGGTCCAGGGGTTGTGACTTCAGTCTGGATTGGGTTCGACGATCATCGCCGCGACCTGGGCCGCACTACCGCTTCGGGCGCGATTAAAGATCAAATCTCCGGCTATGAAGGGGGGGCGAAGAGCGCCCAGCCAGCCTGGGATGATTTCATGAAAATCGCGCTGGCAGGTGTGCCAGAAGATCCGATGACGCCGCCGCCAGGTATCGTCACCGTCAATATTGACCGGAGTACCGGCCAGTTAGCCAACGGCGGCAACAGTCGTGAAGAGTATTTCATCGAAGGCACGCAGCCTACGCAGCAGGCCGTGCATGAAGTAGGCACGACGCTTATCGATAACGGGGAAGAGCACGAGTTGTTCTAACCTGAGCCAAAATAACAAAGGGCCGCTAAGCGGCCCTTTTTATTCTTTTGCAGTCAGATTTACAGCCTGCCCTGCTGTCTTAACCATTCCCGAACCAGGAACAAAGCGCTGACGTTACGCGCCTCGCTGAAATCATCTTCATTGAGCAAATCCATCATTTTCGCCAGTGGCCAACGCACCTGCGGCAGCTCTTCCGGCTCATCGCCTTCCAGGGATTCGGGATACAGACCTTCCGCAATCACGATGTTCATTTTGCTGGAGAAATAGGACGGTGCCATCGTCAGCTGTTTCAGAAACGTTAGCTGATTCGCGCCAAAGCCCACTTCTTCTTTCAGCTCACGGTTCGCCGCCTCAAATACCGTTTCGCCCGGGTCGATCAACCCTTTAGAGAACCCCAGCTCATAGGATTCTGTGCCTACAGCGTATTCACGGATTAAGATCAGATGGTTGTCAACAATAGGCACGATCATCACCGCCTCACGGGAAGACGGTTTCATTCGTTCGTAGACGCGGCGAACGCCATTGCTAAATTCCAGATCCACCGTTTCGACATTAAACAACCGCGAACGCGCCACGGTTTCTACATGTAAAATCGTTGGTTTTGTTAGTGATTTGCTCATGTGGCCGGGATCAACAGTGAAAGAGGTAAGTTATTGTGCGGCATGCCGCACATATCGTGCAACGAGCATTGGCTATTATTTACATTTTTGTAACGTACATTCGCCCAAAACACGTAATGCGTCCCCCTGTCAAGGCAGGTACTATTGAATAGGAATTTACTTGTATTTCAGACGAAGTCGCTTTGCTAACATTGTGTTACTGTAGGTTGGTCGCCTTAAAAATAGCTCAAGTTTGCAGCTTTACCTGCCGATAATGACTTCTGACTTCTTAACCATTTGAAAGGCCGATCTTTTGCCGAGTTTGATGAAAAAGACGATTGTTTGATGGGGAAAGCATGAGCACCTTATTATTTCTGTTAGCTGCTATGCTGGCCTGCGCAATGATTGCCGGATGGCTGATTTGGCGAAGCCTAAGGCTGCGTGCCCGGGTTTCGCACGATCGTGCCTTCCCTGGCGCTACCACGCGCAAGCTGACCCCAGAAGAACGCGTTGCCGTCGAAAATTACCTCGAGCGCTACTCACGTTCCCAGGAACTGATTGGCCCCTCCGGCGCGAGCAACCCACCGCCGAGATTAACGCTCACCGCGCAAAGCGCCACGGTTTTCTCTCTGACCCGGTCAATCACTCGCTACGGCCTCTCTGCCGATGATGCCAACAAATGGCGTTATTATCTCGATTCAGTTGAAGTTCATCTGCCGCCGTTCTGGGAGCAATACATCACCAATGACAACGACGTGGAGCTGATTCGGACAAGCAGCATCCCGCTGATGATTTCGCTCAATGGCAATACGCTACAAAACGATACTTTGGACACGCAGCAGTATGCCCTGGAAGGGTATTCCGACACTCAGGCATCCATTCGCGGCGAAGAAAGCGAGCAAATCGAGCTGCTAAACATTCGCCAGGAAACGCAGGAAGAGTATTCCCTGAGTCGCCCCGACGGCGTGCGCGAAGCCGCACTTATTTGCATCGCTTTTATTATGTTGTTCCTGAGCCTCGTTACGCCGTCGGTATTCCTGCCCTGGTTACTGGGCGGTGCCGTGCTGCTGATTGCCGCCGGGTTGTGGGGGCTGTTTGCCCCGCCGGCAAAAACGGCATTGCGCGAAATCCATTGCCTGCGCGGCACACCTAAGCGCTGGGGACTCTTCGGCGAGTCCAATCAGGATCAGATGAATAACATCTCCCTGGGCATTATCGATCTGATTTACCCGCCGCACTGGCAGCCCTTTGTGGCGCAGGATCTTGGGCAGAAAACCGACATTGATATCTACCTTGACCGTCATGTGGTACGCCAGGGACGTTTCCTTTCACTCCATGATGAAGTGCGTAATTTCCCGCTACAGCACTGGGTGCGTAACCTGCTGATTGCCGCCGGCGCGCTGCTGGTCCTGCTGATGATGACTATTTGGGTACCGCTGGAAATGCCGATCAAGCTTAGCGCCTCATGGTTAAAGGGTGCTCAGTCCATTGAAACCACCAGCGTTGAGGATCTCGCCAGGTACAAACTGCAGGTGGGCGATACGCTGAAAGTTGACGGCACGGGGATGTGTAATATTCAAACCCCTGGCGGTTATCACTCGCGCCAAAACTTCCCGTTCACCCCATTCGACTGCTCGCAAATTATCTGGAACACCGCCCGCCCTCTGCCGTTGCCGGAGTCCGAAATCATGGACAAAGCGGTCGCCCTAACCAAAGCCGTCAGCGGGCAAATTCATCCCCAGGGTGGAGAGGCTGACAGCAAGGTGAACCCACAGCTGGCGGACGCTATTCAGAAATCAGGCATGGTCCTGCTGGGTGATTTTGCCGGGATTGTGAAAAAAACCCAGGCGCTGTGCACCTCAGAGGAAGAGTGCGTGCGCCTGAAGAATGCGCTGGTAAACCTGGGCAATACCAAAGACTGGGATTCCCTGATCAAGCGCGCGGACTCAGGAAAACTGACCGGGGTGAATGTCCTGCTGCGGCCGGTTAGCGCCGAGTCGCTGGATAACCTGGTGACCACCTCAACCGCGCCATTCTTTATCCGTGAAACCGCCCGCGCCGCGCAGGCACTTAACAGCCCGGCCCCTGGCGGCTATATCATCATCAACGACGAAGGCGGCGATCTCGTGGACCAGCCGCTGCCGCCAATGTCGCTGTATGACTTCCCGGCTCAGGAACAATGGACCGAATTCCAGCGGCTGGCGGAAATGCTGCTGCAAACCCCGTTCCACGCCGAAGGGATCATTACCGGCATCTATACGGACGCCAACGGCACACAGCACGTCACCCTGCATCGGATCTCCGACACACACAGCCTGTGGAGCTACATCGGAATCTCTCTGATGCTGATAGCGATGCTGGCCTGCGCGGCAATAAATGGCGTTCTGGCGGTGACCCGTTATCGCCGAGCCAGCACGCGACTGGCTGAAATTCAGCGCTATTATGATAGCTGCCTCAACCCCACACTTACCCCGCCCTCGCCGCTGAAGTAGCCGCTACGGGTAAACTTTGCGTACCGGGTTGTGCTACCCTGGTACCCTATTTTTACTCAATCGAGACTAAAGCTATGTCTGGTGCTATTGCCTGGCAGGATGTGGACACCTTGCTGCTGGATATGGACGGGACCCTGTTGGACCTGGCCTTTGATAACCATTTCTGGAAAAAGCTGGTACCGGAAACCCTTAGCCTTCAGCGCGGTATTCCTTTGCAGGATGCCTATGAATTGATTTCCCGCGAATACCACGCCGTGCAGCATACGCTAAACTGGTACTGTCTCGACTACTGGAGCGAACGCCTCGGGCTGGATATCTGTGCCATGACCACCGAACAGGGGCCAAAAGCCGCGCTGCGTGAAGATACCGTGCCGTTTCTTGAAGCGGCCAAAGCCAGCGGCAAGCGCCGGATTCTGCTCACCAACGCGCACCCACACAATCTGGCGGTGAAGCTTGAGCACACGGGTTTGAACCAGCACCTTGATTTATTACTTTCTACCCACACATTTGGTTATCCGAAAGAAGATCAGCGTTTATGGCAGGCGGTGGCCGGGCATACCGGATTCGATGCGGCCAGAACCGTATTTATTGACGACAGCGAAGCGATTCTTGATGCAGCCGCGAAGTTTGGTGTTCGCTACTGCTTTGGTGTCCTGAACCCGGATTCAGGTGAAGCGGAAAAAACGTTTGAGCGCCACCCGGGCCTGAGCGATTACCGTAGCCTGATCCCGTCGCTTTCCGCTTAAGGAGGCGCCATGAAAGAAAAAACCGCCGAAGGCGTACGCCTGGATAAATGGCTGTGGGCCGCACGCTTTTACAAAACCCGAGCCGTGGCGCGGGAAATGATCGAAGGCGGGAAAGTGCACTACAACGGCCAGCGCAGTAAACCCAGCAAGCTGGTAGAGCTAGATGCCGTTCTAACGCTGCGTCAGGGAAACGACGAGCGCACCGTGACCATACTCGGTATCACCGAACAACGCAGGCCTGCCACGGAAGCCACTCAGCTTTATGAAGAGACGGCAGAAAGCATCGCCAAACGGGAAAAAGTGGCGCTGGCACGCAAAATGAACGCGCTGACCATGCCGCATCCCGATCGCCGCCCGGACAAAAAAGAGCGGCGAGATTTGATGAAATTTAAACACGGTGGCGAAGCGTAAATTCGCCGACCAGCAAGAGAGATGACGATGACTCAACACGACCAACTACACCGCTATCTGTTTGAAAACTACGCCGTGCGCGGCGAGCTGGTGACGGTTTCTGAAAGCTGGCAGCAGATCATGGAGAACCATGATTACCCGCAGCCGGTTAAAAAAATTCTTGGTGAGCTGCTGGTTGCCACCAGCCTGCTGACCGCCACGCTGAAATTTGACGGAGATATCACCGTGCAGCTTCAGGGCGATGGTCCCATGACGCTGGCCGTGATTAACGGCAATAACAAGCAGCAAATGCGCGGCGTAGCGCGCGTACAGGGTGAAATCCCGTCGGATGCTGCATTAAAAGATCTGGTGGGTAACGGCTATCTGGTAATCACCATCACCCCAAGCGAAGGCGAACGCTATCAGGGCGTGGTAGGTCTGGAAGGGGATACTCTGGCCGCCTGCCTGGAAGATTACTTTATGCGTTCCGAGCAGCTGCCAACTCGCCTGTTTATTCGTACCGGCGAAGTAGAGGGTAAAGCGGCGGCGGGCGGTATGTTGCTGCAGGTTCTGCCGGCGCAGAACGCCGAAACCGACGACTTCAACCACCTGGCGACGCTGACCGAAACCATCAAAGCTGAAGAACTGCTGACGCTGCCGGCGAACGATGTGCTATGGCGCCTGTACCACGAAGAAGAAGTCACGCTGTACGATCCGCAGGACGTAGAGTTCAAGTGCACCTGCTCGCGTGAACGTTGTGCTGACGCGCTGCGCACGCTGCCGGACGAGGAAATCGACAGCATTCTGGCCGAAGACGGCGAAATCGACATGAACTGCGATTACTGTGGCAGCCACTATGTCTTTGACTCAATGGACATCGCGGCGATCCGCAACAATGCCTCCCCGGCCGATCCGCAGGTTCACTAAGTTTACGTAATTTGCAAAACGCCTCCTCACCGGAGGCGTTTTCGTTGCTGACAAAGAGAGAAAAAACGTGGTTTTTCCCTCTTTGTGGTTATCAGCCGAAAATCAATGAATTGATTTTCCATATTTATTTGTTGATGCCTTCAGGAATTACTTAAACGGTCTGAAGTTTATAAACGGTCTGAAACGCCTCCTCACCGGAGGCGTTTTTTTTAGCGGTAATAGTCGACTTTAACCCGCTGCCCTTGCACCATCACGTCCTGCCACACCTTGGGTGCTGCCGTAAGTTTTCCTTCAGAAGCGGCCTGCTTCAGCGCTGACATCATCTGGTTTTTATCCAGATCCCGGGCCTGGCCGATATCCTTCCAGCTCCCGCCTATTTTGCCGTAAACTTTGCAGTAGTTCATTTCCGGCTGGCACAGCAGCCACTCATCCTGGCCATCGCCGTTCAGATCCATCCCAATCAACAGGCACTTATCCTCGTCATCCAGACACTCGCGGGCCTGGTAGCTTTCATCTTTTACCATTGCCTGCCACCACGCATTTTCCGGCACGCGGTTTTTATCCGCCAGCACGATACGCTGACGCAGAGATTCAACCGTCAGCTTCGCCGCAGCCACACCGCCTGCTTTGCCATTGCTCAACAGCATAGCCAATTGCCTTCTGCGTTCGGGGCTGGCGATAAACGCCGGATCTCTTTGCAGTTCGGCGATAGCATCATAGCCCCGCCGCCCGGAGTATTGCAGCATGGTCATACTCAGCTTTTCGGGCTTCAGGACCCCGCTGTGGTAACGCGCCATTTGGTTATTAACGCTGATCCGGTAAGGGTCCAGAAGCGGGGAATTCACCGCGACCAACAAAGCCAGCGCCAGCAAAAGCACCGCGCGATTAATCCCTCCCGGCTGTAGAACGGGCTCCCGACGCTGGCGAACAAGCGTGACGACATAGCCAAAGGCCCATACCAGCACGGTAAAGGTTATCAGCGCCGCATACACCCTTGTCGGCGTCCAGCCGTATGAAGACACGCGCAACCACAGCGCATAACTTGCCAGCAAGGCATAGACCGGAGACAGCAACAGCGTCAGCTTAATCGCGCCATCCAGCAAAGCGGGATAAGGCCGGGTTTCTCTTTCCGGGTGATACGCCACTGCGGCTGCGATCATCACCATCAACGTCAGGGTGTTGAGCAGCGCATTACAGGAAAAGTGCAGTGAAATAGACCCCAGGCCAACCACCGGCAGCGTCGCCAAAAACATCAGGGAGATAAGCGACAGCAGCGGCAAAAGCCCTGTCGCAAAGACGCTGAAGAAATGTTTTACCGCATTAATCGCCCGAATCTGGTCACGGCAAAGCGTTACCGCAAGCGCCGCCGCCGTACAGGTAGCAATCCAGGCAAAAGCCGAAGAACTAAAAAACAGGCGGTCAAAGAAGGTGATATCGACCAGCTTGAATAACCCAGCCCAAAGCGCCAGCACGCCCCAGAAAAAGAGCACCAGCAGCCCGGTCAGCAGCAGAGTAATACCGTTACGCCAGAGCTGGCCGTAGAAGACCTGCCAGCCGCCCCAACCGCGGTTTGAAAGCAGCCGCCCCTGCAGCCAGGGCAAAGTCAGAAACAGCATCGCCGCCAGCGAGCACAGATACCCCTGTACAATATCGTGCCGGTTCCAGCTTTCCAGCCCCTGGGTCGTCCAGTTCACCCAGCCGCTCATCAACGCCACAACCGGCAAGGGGAGCAGCACCAATCCCCAAAATCGCAGATCGTTGAAACGCACGGTGATAAGCGCCAGGGTCGCTGCCAGAACCACGGACAGGGAGCGCAGATAGAGGGCCTGATTATCCCCTCGCAGCCAGATGCTACCCACCCGGTCTCCTTCGGTGAGGTACAGCATCACGCCTAAAAGAAACCCCACCAGCAAAATCCCCCAACGGGTCGCCTTAGGTAACGGTTCAGACATGAACATGGTTGTCATCCCTTATTAGCTCATTTTTGACTTAGTGTAACGGCCTGCTGCGACTTGCAAATGACGGTCTTGTTTCATCGTGTTGCGTATGAGAGCGCGTTCATTCACAAAGTTCTCCGTTATTATCCTAATTATTAACATATCCGCTATATTTTCCCCGAAAGCCAGAGAATTCCTGCCATACTCTGCCCCCGCTGCGGCATCCCCTGTGCATTTCCCCTGTTAAATTTAAGCAGGCGCGTAAATTTATGATAGTGGTCGCGGTTAACACCCCCTAAACAACCCTACAATATTCGGCAGTATAAATTGGCTAAGGAGCAGTGAAATGCGAGTTAAAGGCATAACCCCGCAAGATCTCAAGGCTTATGGCATTCATGACGTCAGCGAAGTCGTCTATAACCCCGATTACGACACCCTTTATCGCGAAGAGCTCGACCCTAACCTGCAGGGTTTTGAGCGCGGTGTGGTCACTAACTTAGGCGCCGTTTCCGTAGATACCGGGATCTTCACCGGCCGCTCTCCAAAAGATAAATACATCGTCCGCGATGACACCACCCGCGACACATTATGGTGGGCAGACAACGGTAAAGGCAAAAACGATAACAAACCGCTTTCCGAAGAGACCTGGCACCAGCTTAAAGGGCTCGTCACCCATCAGCTATCAGGCAAGCGCCTGTTTATCATCGACGCATTCTGCGGTGCTAACGCCGATACCCGCCTGTCGGTGCGTTTTATCACCGAGGTTGCCTGGCAGGCCCACTTCGTAAAAAACATGTTCATTCGCCCTACGGACGAAGAGCTGCAGACGTTTGAGCCCGATTTTGTGGTGATGAATGGGGCTAAATGTACCAATCCAGACTGGAAAGAACAGGGCCTGAACTCCGAAAACTTCGTGGCATTTAACCTGACTGAGCGCATGCAGCTTATCGGTGGCACCTGGTACGGCGGTGAAATGAAGAAGGGTATGTTCTCTATCATGAACTACCTGCTGCCGCTGAAAGGCATCGCTTCCATGCATTGCTCGGCAAACGTCGGTGAGAAAGGGGATGTGGCGGTGTTCTTCGGCCTGTCCGGCACCGGTAAAACGACGCTCTCCACCGACCCGAAACGACGCCTGATTGGCGACGATGAGCACGGCTGGGACGACGACGGGGTGTTTAACTTTGAAGGTGGCTGCTACGCCAAAACCATTCGCCTGTCGGAAGAAGCCGAGCCGGATATCTACCACGCTATTCGCCGGGATGCGCTGCTGGAGAACGTCACTGTCCGTGCCGACGGCACAATCGACTTCGACGATGCATCCAAAACGGAAAACACCCGCGTTTCCTACCCGATTTACCACATCGACAACATTGTTAAGCCAGTGTCGAAAGCGGGCCACGCCACCAAAGTTATCTTCCTGACCGCGGACGCCTTCGGCGTGCTGCCGCCGGTTTCCCGCCTGACTGCAAACCAGACTCAGTACCACTTCCTGTCTGGTTTTACCGCCAAACTGGCCGGCACCGAGCGCGGCGTGACTGAGCCGACGCCAACCTTCTCCGCCTGCTTCGGCGCGGCGTTCCTGTCGCTGCACCCAACGCAGTATGCTGAAGTGCTGGTGAAACGCATGCAGGCATCCGGCGCGCAGGCGTACCTGGTGAATACCGGCTGGAACGGCACCGGCAAACGCATCTCGATTAAAGACACCCGCGCGATCATCGATGCCATTCTCGACGGCTCGCTGGACGACGCAGAAACCTTTACGCTGCCGATGTTTAACCTCGCCATTCCAACCTCGCTCGCGGGCGTTGACACCCAAATTCTGGACCCACGCAATACCTACGGGTCTGCGGAGCAGTGGCAGGAAAAAGCAGAGCAACTGGCGAAGCTGTTTGTCGAAAACTTCGAGAAGTACACCGACACCCCTGCTGGTGCGGCCCTGGTCGAAGCCGGTCCGAAGCTGTAGTCCATAAAGCTCAGACAAAAAAACGCCCCTTCAAGGGGCGTTTTTTATGGGGCTAACGATAACTCAGCTTTCTCGATGAGCCACCACCCGGGTTATCGGCAGCGGGAGATAAGCCCTGATACGCAGCCCTCCCCGCTCGCTTTTCCCGAGATCCAACATCCCGTTATGGTTGTCGATGATGCGCTGCACGATGGCCAAGCCCAGCCCGGTACCGCTGGTACTTCGGGCGCTGTCGCCGCGGACAAACGGCTGGAACAGATGCTGAAGCTGGTCAGGCTCAATGCCCGGGCCGTCATCTTCCACCTGGAACCAGGCGCGGTTTAGCTCGCAGCCGCTGCTGACTTTGATCCAGCCATTACCGTAGCGCGCCGCGTTCACCACCATATTGGCCACCGCTCGCTTGATAGACAGCGGGTGGATATTCAGGCGGATTTCACCGGCCTGCAGATCGGTGTCAATCTCGCGCTCGTAGCCGCTTTCTGCCGCAATAACCTCACCGAGTACGCTATTGAGATCCGCCATCTCCAGCGGCATCTCCTGCCCGGTGCGCAGGTAGTCGATAAACTGTTCGATAATCGCATTACACTCTTCGATATCTTTGTTAATCGACTCGGCCAGATAGCCATCCTCCTGCCCCATCATTTCGGTCGCAAGGCGAATACGCGTCAGCGGCGTACGCAGGTCATGACTGACCCCCGCCATCAGCAGAGTGCGGTCGTCGGCCAGCTGTTTCACGCCCGCGGCCATATGGTTAAACGCCCGCGTCACCGATCGCACTTCCGAAGCGCCATATTCGCGCAATGGCGGAGGAATAATACCTTTACCGACCTGCAGCGCGGCGTGCTCCAGGTCGACCAGCGGTCGGTTTTGTATTCGAATAAACAGCCATGCGCCGCCTATCGCCAACAGCATTATCGCCAGCGTATAGCGGAACAGCGGGGAGAAATCACCCTGATGAATTTCAGTCAGCGGAACGCGGACCCAGATATTCGGCGACAGCCAGGTTTTCAGCCAGACAACCGGGGAGCTTTTGTTCACCTCAACGCGCACTTCGGTCGGGCCGCCAAGCTGCTGCGCCATTTGTTGGCTCAGAAACTCGTAGTGCTGCGCCCAGCGCAGACCAGCGTCTTCTGCCGCCTCGTTGGAGTAAAGCGAAATGCCCAGCTCGCGGTAAATCTCACGACGAAACGCAGGCGGCACCACAAGCTGGGTGCCGTCTTCAAGCTGCAGTTTGTCGGTCATTAGCATTCTGACTTCGTACGCCAGCACCTTATTGAACTGCTGCAGGCTCGGCAAAATCGCGAAGTTCAGAACGACAAGATAGGTC
This Klebsiella michiganensis DNA region includes the following protein-coding sequences:
- the mrcA gene encoding penicillin-binding protein 1A (bifunctional murein transglycosylase/murein transpeptidase; penicillin-binding protein 1A; involved in the synthesis of cross-linked peptidoglycan from the lipid intermediates in cell wall formation; penicillin-insensitive transglycosylase catalyzes the formation of linear glycan strands and the penicillin-sensitive transpeptidase catalyzes the cross-linking of the peptide subunits), giving the protein MKFVKYLLILAVCCVLLGAGSIYGLYKYIEPQLPDVATLRDVRLQIPMQVYSADGELIAQYGEKRRIPLTLNQIPPVMVKAFIATEDSRFYEHHGVDPVGIFRAASVALFSGHASQGASTITQQLARNFFLSPERTLMRKIKEAFLAVRIEQMLNKDEILELYLNKIYLGYRAYGVGAAAQVYFGKTVDQLTLSEIAVIAGLPKAPSTFNPLYSMDRSTARRNVVLSRMLSEGYISQSQYDEARNQPIDASYHTPEIAFSAPYLSELVRQDMVARYGDKAYEDGYKVYTTLSRKIQQGAQDAVRNNVMAYDMRHGYRGPSNVLWKVGESAWDKKKITDSLKNLPVYGPLFPAVVTRAVPDEATVMLADGSSVSLGMEGMRWARPYRSDTAQGATPRKVTDVVQAGQQIWVRKVDDAWWLSQVPDVNSALVSLNPHDGAVLALVGGFDFNQSKFNRATQALRQVGSNIKPFLYTAAMDKGLTLASILNDVPISRWDAGAGSDWRPKNSPAQYAGPIRLRQGLGESKNVVMVRAMRAMGVDYAAEYLQRFGFPAANIVHTESLALGSASFTPMQVARGYSVMANGGFLVDPYYITKIVDDAGNTVFEAKPKVACASCDIPVIYGDTPKSTVLENQDVEDVAVSQTPQNSSVPMPQLEQANSALVAKAQGEEYAPHVINTPLSFLIKSALNSNIYGEPGWQGTGWRAGRDLKRRDIGGKTGTTNSSKDAWFSGYGPGVVTSVWIGFDDHRRDLGRTTASGAIKDQISGYEGGAKSAQPAWDDFMKIALAGVPEDPMTPPPGIVTVNIDRSTGQLANGGNSREEYFIEGTQPTQQAVHEVGTTLIDNGEEHELF
- the nudE gene encoding adenosine nucleotide hydrolase (ADP-sugar pyrophosphatase; catalyzes the formation of D-ribose 5-phosphate from ADP-ribose; can also act on ADP-mannose and ADP-glucose) codes for the protein MSKSLTKPTILHVETVARSRLFNVETVDLEFSNGVRRVYERMKPSSREAVMIVPIVDNHLILIREYAVGTESYELGFSKGLIDPGETVFEAANRELKEEVGFGANQLTFLKQLTMAPSYFSSKMNIVIAEGLYPESLEGDEPEELPQVRWPLAKMMDLLNEDDFSEARNVSALFLVREWLRQQGRL
- a CDS encoding Intracellular growth attenuator protein igaA; protein product: MSTLLFLLAAMLACAMIAGWLIWRSLRLRARVSHDRAFPGATTRKLTPEERVAVENYLERYSRSQELIGPSGASNPPPRLTLTAQSATVFSLTRSITRYGLSADDANKWRYYLDSVEVHLPPFWEQYITNDNDVELIRTSSIPLMISLNGNTLQNDTLDTQQYALEGYSDTQASIRGEESEQIELLNIRQETQEEYSLSRPDGVREAALICIAFIMLFLSLVTPSVFLPWLLGGAVLLIAAGLWGLFAPPAKTALREIHCLRGTPKRWGLFGESNQDQMNNISLGIIDLIYPPHWQPFVAQDLGQKTDIDIYLDRHVVRQGRFLSLHDEVRNFPLQHWVRNLLIAAGALLVLLMMTIWVPLEMPIKLSASWLKGAQSIETTSVEDLARYKLQVGDTLKVDGTGMCNIQTPGGYHSRQNFPFTPFDCSQIIWNTARPLPLPESEIMDKAVALTKAVSGQIHPQGGEADSKVNPQLADAIQKSGMVLLGDFAGIVKKTQALCTSEEECVRLKNALVNLGNTKDWDSLIKRADSGKLTGVNVLLRPVSAESLDNLVTTSTAPFFIRETARAAQALNSPAPGGYIIINDEGGDLVDQPLPPMSLYDFPAQEQWTEFQRLAEMLLQTPFHAEGIITGIYTDANGTQHVTLHRISDTHSLWSYIGISLMLIAMLACAAINGVLAVTRYRRASTRLAEIQRYYDSCLNPTLTPPSPLK
- a CDS encoding nucleotidase, whose translation is MSGAIAWQDVDTLLLDMDGTLLDLAFDNHFWKKLVPETLSLQRGIPLQDAYELISREYHAVQHTLNWYCLDYWSERLGLDICAMTTEQGPKAALREDTVPFLEAAKASGKRRILLTNAHPHNLAVKLEHTGLNQHLDLLLSTHTFGYPKEDQRLWQAVAGHTGFDAARTVFIDDSEAILDAAAKFGVRYCFGVLNPDSGEAEKTFERHPGLSDYRSLIPSLSA
- a CDS encoding ribosome-associated heat shock protein Hsp15, with translation MKEKTAEGVRLDKWLWAARFYKTRAVAREMIEGGKVHYNGQRSKPSKLVELDAVLTLRQGNDERTVTILGITEQRRPATEATQLYEETAESIAKREKVALARKMNALTMPHPDRRPDKKERRDLMKFKHGGEA
- the hslO gene encoding Hsp33-like chaperonin (becomes active under oxidative stress; four conserved cysteines bind a zinc atom when they are in the reduced state and the enzyme is inactive; oxidative stress results in oxidized cysteines, release of zinc, and binding of Hsp33 to aggregation-prone proteins; forms dimers and higher order oligomers), translating into MTMTQHDQLHRYLFENYAVRGELVTVSESWQQIMENHDYPQPVKKILGELLVATSLLTATLKFDGDITVQLQGDGPMTLAVINGNNKQQMRGVARVQGEIPSDAALKDLVGNGYLVITITPSEGERYQGVVGLEGDTLAACLEDYFMRSEQLPTRLFIRTGEVEGKAAAGGMLLQVLPAQNAETDDFNHLATLTETIKAEELLTLPANDVLWRLYHEEEVTLYDPQDVEFKCTCSRERCADALRTLPDEEIDSILAEDGEIDMNCDYCGSHYVFDSMDIAAIRNNASPADPQVH